One Equus asinus isolate D_3611 breed Donkey chromosome 26, EquAss-T2T_v2, whole genome shotgun sequence genomic window carries:
- the CTU1 gene encoding cytoplasmic tRNA 2-thiolation protein 1, which produces MPAPQCATCHKARAALRRPRSGRALCGACFCAAFEAEVLHTVVAGRLLPPGAVVAVGASGGKDSTVLAHVLQVLAPRLGISLRLVAVDEGIGGYRDAALAAVRRQAARWELPLTVVAYADLFGGWTMDAVARSTAGSGRSRACCTFCGVLRRRALEEGARLAGATHIVTGHNADDMAETVLMNFLRGDAARLARGGGLGSPGEGGALPRCRPLQLASQKEVVLYAHFRRLDYFSEECVYAPEAFRGHARHLLKLLEAARPSAVLDLVHSAERLALAPAARPPAPGACSRCGALASRALCQACALLDGLNRGRPRLAIGKGRRGLDEAGPPRDGEPERAPAPEAVPAF; this is translated from the exons ATGCCAGCCCCGCAGTGCGCCACCTGCCACAAGGCGCGCGCCGCCCTCCGCCGCCCGCGCTCGGGCCGCGCGCTGTGCGGCGCCTGCTTCTGCGCCGCCTTCGAGGCCGAGGTGCTGCACACGGTGGTCGCGGGCCGCCTGCTGCCGCCCGGGGCCGTGGTGGCCGTGGGCGCCTCGGGCGGCAAGGACTCCACGGTGCTGGCGCACGTGCTGCAGGTGCTGGCGCCGCGCCTGGGCATCTCGCTGCGCCTGGTGGCCGTGGACGAGGGCATCGGCGGCTACCGGGACGCGGCGCTGGCGGCCGTGCGGCGCCAGGCGGCGCGCTGGGAGCTCCCGCTCACCGTCGTGGCCTACGCAGACCTCTTCGGGGGCTGGACGATGGACGCCGTGGCCCGCAGCACGGCCGGCTCCGGCCGCAGCCGCGCCTGCTGCACCTTCTGCGGTGTGCTGCGGCGCCGGGCgctggaggagggggcgcgccTCGCGGGAGCCACGCACATCGTGACGG GCCACAACGCCGACGACATGGCGGAGACCGTGCTCATGAACTTCCTGcggggcgacgcggcgcggctggCCCGGGGCGGGGGCCTGGGCTCGCCGGGCGAGGGGGGCGCCCTGCCGCGCTGCCGCCCGCTGCAGCTGGCCTCGCAGAAGGAGGTGGTGCTGTACGCGCACTTCCGCCGCCTCGACTACTTCTCCGAGGAGTGCGTCTACGCGCCCGAGGCCTTCCGCGGCCACGCGCGCCACCTGCTCAAGCTGCTGGAGGCGGCGCGGCCGTCGGCGGTGCTGGACCTCGTGCACTCGGCCGAGCGCCTGGCGCTGGCCCCGGCCGCgcggcccccggcccccggcGCCTGCTCCCGCTGCGGGGCGCTGGCCAGCCGCGCGCTCTGCCAGGCCTGCGCGCTCCTGGACGGCCTCAACCGCGGCCGGCCGCGCCTGGCCATCGGCAAGGGCCGCCGGGGGCTGGACGAGGCGGGGCCGCCGCGGGACGGGGAGCCGGAGCGGGCCCCTGCCCCGGAAGCCGTGCCCGCCTTCTAG